One genomic region from Phocoena sinus isolate mPhoSin1 chromosome 3, mPhoSin1.pri, whole genome shotgun sequence encodes:
- the GDNF gene encoding glial cell line-derived neurotrophic factor isoform X3, with the protein MPEDYPDQFDDVMDFIQATIRRLKRSPDKQMAVLPRRERHRQAAAASPESSRGKGRRGQRGRNRGCVLTAVHLNVTDLGLGYETKEELIFRYCSGSCDAAETMYDKILKNLSKNRRLVSDKVGQACCRPLAFDDDLSFLDDNLVYHILRKHSAKRCGCI; encoded by the coding sequence ATGCCAGAGGATTATCCTGATCAGTTTGATGATGTCATGGATTTTATACAGGCCACCATTAGAAGACTGAAACGGTCACCCGATAAACAAATGGCCGTGCTTCCTCGCAGAGAGCGGCACCGGCAGGCTGCAGCCGCCAGCCCGGAGAGTTCCCGAGGGAAAGGCCGGCGGGGCCAGAGGGGCCGAAATCGGGGGTGCGTCTTAACTGCCGTGCATCTGAATGTCACTGACTTGGGTTTGGGCTACGAAACCAAGGAGGAACTCATTTTCAGATACTGCAGCGGCTCCTGCGATGCAGCCGAGACAATGtatgacaaaatattaaaaaacttgTCCAAAAATAGAAGGCTGGTGAGTGACAAAGTCGGGCAGGCGTGTTGCAGACCCCTCGCCTTCGATGACGACCTGTCCTTTTTAGACGATAACCTGGTTTACCATATTCTGAGAAAGCATTCCGCCAAACGCTGTGGATGTATCTGA